Genomic DNA from Fusobacterium varium:
AAGAAGAGATTAAAACTTATCCTATGGGAGATATTTGGGAAGAATTCTGTAAACAAAATAATGTTATTGCAACTGAAGAATGGTTTAATGAGATAAAAACATATGAAAAAGAAATTTTAAGTAAAAGAGCGTAATATTCAAGGAGGATCTAAAATGGATTATAATATTAAATTTATAAAAGAATTTATTCAATTAACTATTAATGGTTATGAACAAAACTGGCACGAACGTAATGGTGGAAATCTTAGCTATAGATTAAAAGATGAAGAGGTTGAAGCTATTCAAAAATATTGTGATTTTTCTGGTGAATTTAAACCTATAGGAACTTCTGTCCCTAAGTTAGCTGGAGAATACTTCTTAGTTACTGGTTCTGGAAAATTCTTTAGAAATGTATCTCTTGATCCAGAAAATAATATTTGTATTATTCAATTAGATGAAAAAGGAGAAAATTATCGTATCCTTTGGGGATTAAAAAATGGAGGTAGACCTACAAGTGAACTACCTACTCACCTTATGAACCATGAAATAAAAAAGGTAACAACTAATAATAAACATAGAGTAATCTATCACTGCCATCCAGCAAATATTATAGCTTTAACTTTCACTATGCCTTTAGATAATAAAATAATTACTCGTGAGTTATGGGAGATGGCAACTGAATGTCCTGTAGTTTTCCCTAGTGGTGTTGGAATAGTTGAATGGATGGTTCCTGGTGGAAGAGATATTGCTGTAGCTACTTCTAAACTTATGGATAAATATGATGTAGTTATCTGGGCTCATCATGGAATTTTCTGTTCTGGTGAAGATTTTGATACTACTTTTGGACTAGCTCATACTGTTGAAAAATCTGCTGAAATTCTAGTTAAAGTTATCTCTATGGGAGGAAACAAATTACAAACTATCACTCCTCAAAACTTTAGAGATTTAGCTGTAGACTTCAAAGTAACTTTACCTGAAGAGTTTTTATTTGAAAAATAATATATCTAATCTTGAATGGACTGTTGTAAAAAATAGTCCATTTTTTATTTTTTGAAAATAAAAAAGACAAGTAAGTTTAATTTTCCTACTTGTCTCAAGGTATATTAAATTAATAGATTTACTACTGAAAGTGCTCCTATAACCCACATAGTAAGTGAGATCTTTTTAAAGTCCGCACAGGCTACGTTTATAATAATATAAGAGATAAACCCTATACTAAGTCCTATTGCTATACTGTGAGTCATTGGCATAAATATTATTGTCATAAAGGCTGGTATTGATTCTTTCATAGTTGAAAGATCTAATTGAGAGATATTTCTAAACATAAATATTCCAACAATTACTAATGCAGGTGATACTGCAAATACTGGTATAGCTTCAACTATTGGTGCTATAAATAGAGCAAGTAAGAAGAATAATCCTGTGAAAATAGAAGCAAGCCCTGTCTTAGCTCCAACTTTTATTCCTGCTATTGATTCTCCATAAGTTGTAACTGTACTTGTTCCTAATAAAGCTCCTATTATAGTTGACGAGCAGTCTGCTAAAAGCATTCTTCCTAATCCTTTTTTTCTCTCCTCCTCATTTCTAAATTGAACCTCTTTGTATGTAAACATCAGTACACTTAAAGAATCAAATAGATCTATAAACATAAATGAGAAAATAGATCCTAAAAGACTAACTTTTAATACTCCAAAAATATTTAGTTTAAAAAGTAATGGTGTCATACTTGGTGGTGATGATAATAGTTTCTCTGGAATATCCACTTCCCCTAAAAACATTCCTATAATAGAGATCACTATTATACTTATTAGAACTCCACCTCTAACCTTTTTCATATCTAGAATATACATTAAAAATAATCCTGCAAAAGAAAGAGCTACTGGTAATGTTATAGGTGCTATCTTTACTAAAGTTTCTGGATTAGCCTCTATAACTCCCATACTTTTTAATCCTATCAATGAAAGAAAAAGTCCTATTCCTACTGTTGCAGCTGTTGAAAGTTGTTGAGGAATAGAGTTAATTATCTTCTCTCTAACTCCACAAATTGCCAGTATCAGATAAAATACCCCTGAAAAGAAAACTACTCCTAAAGCATCTTGCCAAGGAATTCCATTTCCCTTTACTAAAGTAAATGTGAAAAAGGCATTTAATCCAACTCCAGGAGCTAGGGAAATAGGTACATTCCCTAGAATACCCCCTAAAAATGATCCTATTGCAGTTGCTACACAAGTAACTGTTACAAGTGCTCCCTTATCCATTCCTGTCAATGAAAGAACAGCAGGATTTACAAAAATAATATAAGAAATTGTTAAAAAAGTTGTTAATCCCCCAAAAAATTCCCCTTTTATACTTCCACCTCTCTCAGAGATTAAAAATTTATCATCAAGGAATTTTACAAAATTATTTTTCTCCATCATTCATTCCCCTCTTAATTATTATTTATTATTCCAATATCCTATATGAGCTCTTGCTATCTCTTTAGCTAACTCTTCATCTGCAATTGGTCCAATTACCTCTATATTTTTTTGCCCTCTTGCTAAAATTTCTCTACAAGGCATATCAAAAGTTGGGTTATCTTCATCAGCTCCTGTTAAAGCTAAAAGTTGTTTTTCACTTATTCCATAGACAATTCTTCCTACATTTCCCCAATAGATAGCTCCTGTACACATACAACAAGGCTCAGCTGTAGAATAAAGAGTACAATCCCATAAAAACTCTCTTGAATAAAGTTTTACAGCTTTTCTCATAGCAGTAGTTTCTGCATGTCCTGTGCACTCTTTTTCAGTCACTTCAATGTTACCTGATTCAACAATAATATTTCCATCTTTGTCAACTATTAAAGCTCCAAAAGGATGGTTTCCTGATGCTACAGATTCATCTGCAATTTCAATACATCTTTTGATGTATTTAATGTGATCTAAATTACTCATAACTTCCTCCTAAAAAAATTAATAATAAAAAAGGTAACCTCTAAGGGTTACCTTTAACTTACATACACACTTCACCCTTGCAAGATGAGCAGTATTTTCACCTGCCTAATGAGTCTCTTGTGGGCGCCATTGTTACTTAATATTTAGTTTCATATAATTTATGTTAAATTATATCATACATACTTTAAAATTTCAATTAATTTTATTTTAATTTCTTCTTAAGTCCTAAAATATTTTTATTTAATGACTTTAAATAATTTATTCTTAAATCTCCATCTCTAAAAGAGCTGACGACAAACTTTTTCCATGTTTATCTAAGGCTAAAGATCTTGTTACTCCTCCCCCTAGTGCTTCATCCATTACAAAGTTTAAAGCTCCTAAATTAGGAAGTTCATATCTAATTACCTCCCCTTTTACAATATCTTTAAAGTATTCTTTTACCTTTTCTGCTGTTACTTTTTCACAAATTAGATCATAATCTTTTTCATCATAAACTATTAAAGATATATTTGAAATATTTCCCTTATCTCCTGTTCTTGAATGAGCTATTTCTAAAAGTTTCATCTTAAACCTCCTCATATATAACTTCTAATTCTATATCTTCTCTTGGAATAAATATTGAACAAATAGATACAACTTCACTTGCACTTTTTGTTACTCCTCCTCCACCTGAAGGTCCATTAGTATAAAGTGTTTCTACTTCATTTCCTATTTTCACTGCATCTTCTCTTTTTACAGTTCTACCTGCAACTCTTAATCTAACTTCTCCTAATAAAGATGGATCACACAATTTTTTTCCTATACTATTTCCATATAAAGAGTTAACTCCAATTAAATCTACTTTTAATTCATCATATTTTACTCCAGTAAAATCCAATCTTTTTTTAACTACTTCACCTGCTAATTTAGCTTTTTCATAAGCTGTAGATCCACCATAACTGATCTCTCCTGTTCCAATAAAACAATCTTTATAACCTATACTTACCTTTAAAGTAGCTGGTTTTTTCTTACCTGTTGCTCCTGTTAAAAATACTTTATTTTTTTCTAATTCTTTTAATGAGATAGTTGTAAAATTAGCTACTCCATCAGGTGTCATATAATTTTTAGGATCATGAATTTCATAAATAAGCTGTTCTTTACATGTATGAGTACTTACAACTCCACCACTAGTTTCTGTTTTAGTAATAACTACATCTCCATTTTCACTTACCTCAGCAATAGGAAAACCTACATTCCAAAGATCTTCAACCTCATTATATCCAGGTACAGCAAAATATCCACCACAAACTTGAGCTCCACATTCAAGAAGATGTCCTATCATTATACCTTTTCCTATGAGATCATAGTTTTCTACATCCCATCCAAACTCATAAATTAATGGTGCCATAAATATTGCTGGGTCTGCACAACGTCCTGTTACAACTATATCAGCTCCATTTTTTAATGCTTCTACTATTCCATCAACTCCTAAATATACATTTGCTGAAACTAATTTATCTTTAATTGTATTTAAAGGAGTTTTTAATTCAAGAACTTCACAATCTAAATATCTATCTAATTTATCAGAAATATCATCTCCAAGAACTGCTGCAATTTTCAATCCTTTTATATTCATCTCTTCTGCCATAGATTTTATCTTTTTTATTGCTCCTAAAGGATTAGCAGCTCCCATATTTGTAATTACTTTTATATTTTTTTCTTTACAAATAGGTAATATCTTTTCAAATCTATATTCAAGTAATCCATTATATCCCTTATTTGGATCTTTTAATTTTTCCTGTTGTGCAATAGCTATTGTTCTTTCTGCAAGACACTCAAAAACAATATAGTTTATATTCCCATTTAACATTAAATCAACAGCAGGTTCTATTCTATCTCCAGCATATCCTGCTCCTGAAGCTATTCTTATTTTTTTCATTTTAACCTCCTAAAATCCAAACTTTATTTATACAATACTCCTGTTATTACAGCTACAATTAACATCACTATTGTTGTTAAAAAAGCATATGGTATAGTTTTCTTTTGATGCTCTCCCAATTCAACACCTGTAAGTCCTATTAACAAGAATGTTGAAGCTGTAAGTGGACTTACTGGGAATCCAGTTGTCATCTGTCCTAAAATTGCAGCTCTAGCAACTGATATTGCAGAACTACCAAGCTCTTGAGCTGTTGTTGCCAATACTGGTAAAATTCCAAAATAGAATGAATCTGGATCAAATAATAGACTAGCTGGCATACCAATAACCCCTACCAAAATAGCCATAGAACGTCCTAACGATTTTGGTATAATATCAACCATTACTGTTGACATCTCTTTTATCATTCCTGAACCCTGCATTATTCCTATAAATGCTCCTGCTGCAAATAGTATACTAGCCATCATTAAAGCAGCCTTAGCATGTGAATCTACTCTCTCTTTTTGCTCTTTTACTGAAGGATAATTTATTACTACTGAAATACAAAATGCTATCATGAATACCACTGCTGGTGGAAGTTTACCTGATATTAAAACTCCTATTGCTAATATTATAGTAATAATATTTATTCCAAAATTTCTACTTTCTTTCTTTTCTCCTAGATTATCTGTATTAATATTTAAGTGCTCTATATTTCCAAGTCTTTTCTTTTCATCTCTTCCTAATTTTACAGCTACAAATAAAACAAAAACTATTCCTGCTAAAACAGGTATAAATAATGGATTAAATAACTCTGTAACTGAAATTTTTAGTGATGTTGCTGCTCTTAAAGTAGGTCCTCCCCAAGGAAGTACATTCATTACCCCTGCTCCCAGTCCTACAATTGTTGCAAGTGTAGTTTTTCTCATTCCAAGAGCTTCATACAATGGAAGCATTGCTGGAACTGTTACTAAAAAAGTTACTGCTCCTGATCCATCTAAATGTACAATCATTGATAAAATTGCTGTTCCTACTGCTATTTTTACAGGATCTTTTCCTACTACTTTTAATATTTTGTCTATAATTGGTTGAAATGTTCCTGCATCTGTTAAAATACCAAAAAATAAAATTGCAAAAATAAACATTGTTCCTGTAGGAGCAATAGATTTTACCCCATCATTTATAAACTTTCCAATTTTCAATCCATGTCCACCTATAATAGCTGTTATAATTGGAACACTGATAAGAGCTACTAGCGGAGATAATTTTTTCATCATTATTACTGCTAATAAAATAAAAATAGTTAAAAAACCTAATGCTGCTGCCATAATTTCCTCCCTTTAATTATATGTTTTATTTAATTCCTTTGCTTTTATAATGAAGCAAATATCATGCCAAATATATTAGCCTAATTTTTGAGAGTTTTTCTAATTTTTTTCTAATTTTTTAGAAATAAAAAAGGAAGATCTATCTCTTCCCTTTAAAATAAGATATTTTATTGTCATTCTAAAAAGTTAGAATTCTTGTTAAAATTTTCTATTTTTTTAGAAATTATCTGTTCAATTTATTATAAAAAGTAGCAAGAGAGATTCCCAATGCCTTTGCTGCCTTTTTCTTTCCTTCAACACTATCACCATATTTGGCAATAGCTTTATTTATATATTCTTTTTCTACTTTATTTATATATTCATTTAGTTCAATTATCTCACTATCTAAAATATTTTCTTCAACTTTAATTGGTAGATGCTCTTTTAAAATTACTTTTTCTTCCCTCATATTAAAAGTAAATTCTATTATATTTTTTAATTCTCTTATATTTCCACACCATTCATATTCTTTTAACAATTGAATTGCTTCTTGACTTAAAAACATATCTTTTTTGTACTTCTGCGAAAGGTCAGATATGAATTTATTAGCCAATGCAGGTATATCATCTTTTCTCTCTCTCAATGGTGGTATTGTTAAAGGGATAATAGCTATTCTATAATATAGATCCCTTCTAAATTTTCCCTCTTCCATCAATTTAAAAAGATCTTTATTTGTTGCACATATAAGTCTTACATCTATTGGTATCTCCTTACTTCCACCTATTTTTCTAATACTTTTTTCTTGCAAAACACGTAAAAGTTTTCCTTGAAGTCCATATTCTAACTCTCCTATCTCATCAAGAAAAAGTACCCCACCATTTGCTAGTTGAAATAATCCTGTTTTTCCATTTTTTTTAGCTCCTGTAAATGTTCCTTCCTCATAACCAAAGAGTTCACTCTCTATAAGACTTTTTTCAAAAGATGCACAATTTACTGGAATAAAAGGAAAATCTTTTCTTAAACTAAAATTATGTATAGCACTAGCATATAGTTCCTTTCCTGTTCCACTTTCACCTGTTATAAGAACATTTGAATCTGTAAGAGCTATTCTTTTAGCAAACTCTTTTATCTCAACACTTTTTTTATCTACTGCTATAATATCATCAAAATTATATTTTCCACTTCCTAAAGATTTTACATGCTCTTTAAGATTTTGAATTATAATTTTAGAAAGGTTTAATTTCTCAGTAAGCTTATATACATCATTAAGTTCATTAAGTAAGGAAATTCCACCAAGAACTTTATTTTTTTTCCCATAGATTGGTACCATATTTACAATATACTCAACTTCATCCATTTTTCTATGAACATTTAATTGCAACTTTCCACTTTTAATAACTTCAGTAAGATAACTTCCCTTTCTTACATCGGATAATTTTTTTCCTATAATATCTTCTTCTTTAACTTTAGTTATTCTAGTATAAGCTGGGTTTATATATCTTACTATCCCTTCAGAATCTATTATTAAAATTCCATCATATAATGAATCTAATATTATCTTTACCCATTCAGTTATCTTTAGCATATTTCCCCTTTACTTAAATAATTAATATTTAATTAAAGCTGCTGAAAATTATAATTTCCAACAGCTTTATATTTCGACAGTCTATTTTTCCAATTCCACAGTATATTTTAATCTCTTCAATCCATTTTTTATAGCTTTTATCTTCAATTTACTTAATTTAGTATCAGATAACTCCTCAATAGGTGCATCTTGAATAGATGCAAGCTCTCCATAAGTATTAATTAACTTATCAATATCCTTCTTAGTTAGCTTACTAATCTTTCCAAGAACTCTATACCCTTTAGGGCTAATCTTATTATCTAAATTGCTATAACTTTTTCTATATCCTAAAGCACTAGAAAAATTCTCTATCTCTAACAACTCTATATTTGTAAGATTTGCTATTTGTGACATAACATCTTCATAAGTTGTATCACTACTCATATAGTCACTTAAAAACTCTTCCATATCTTCATTGATATCTTGCTCCAAATCTTTAAGTTGAAGATCCATCAATCTTCCCTCTGTTCCAAGCTCTACAACATACCCTTTTAATTCATCATCAATTCTTCTCATCATCTCAAATCTTTGAAGAACTTGAGCTACATCATATAGTGTTACAATATCATCCAATTCCAATATTGTAAGATTAGCTAAAGATTTGTCTAAAACATATCTATATCTTTCCATAGTTTTTAATGCCTGAGCAGCTTCACTTGTTATCTCTGATGTATTTTTTAATTTATATCTTATATCCCCTTTATACAGGCTTACAACTTTTTTTCTTTCTGAAACAGCTATTACAAGCTTCCCTGTCTGCTTTCCTGCCCTTTGAGCTGTTCTATGTCTAGTTCCACTTTCCTCTGATGAATATTTCCTATCAACTTGTAGATGTACATTGGCATAAAGTATTTTTTTACATTCATCATCAACTATTATGGCTCCATCCATTTTAGCTAATTCAAAAACTCTCTCTGGTGTATAGTCACAATTTATTACAAATCCACCATCAAGCATTTTCTCAACTGTTTCATCAATTCCTACTACAATAAGAGCTCCTATTCCACCATCTAGTATGTTATCTATTCCATCTCTAAGAGGTGTCCCTGGAGTTATCTGCATCAACATTGATTCTAGCTTTTTATTGATCATCTTTATTCATCCTTTCTAAAAGTTCTTCTAAATTTTTTAAATATATTAATTTTAATTTATATTTGTGACTATTTTTTTCTATCTCTTTTCTATTAGCCTCTGGAATATAGACACCTTTAAAACCTAATTTTTCTAATTCTCTCAATCTTTTCTCAATAAAGAAAACCTTTCTTATCTCTCCACGTAAACCTAGTTCTCCAATAGCAGCTATTTTTTGACTTATCTCTACCCCTTTATATACAGACATTAGAGATATCAACACAGCTAAATCTGCTGCTGGATCTGCTATACTCAAACCACCAGGAATATTTACAAAGAGATCTTTCATTCCCAATGCCATGTGCATCTTTTTCTCAGCTATCGCTGTTAAAATCTGGATTCTATTTCTATCAAACCCTTGAACTATTCTTTTAGGTATTCCTATGGTAGTTTCTGTTATCAGAGTTTGTATTTCAAGTAAAAATACTTTTGTTCCTTCCAATACAGGTACAACCATACTTCCTGCATTTTTTTCATCTCTTTCACTTAAAAAATATTCAGAGGAGTTTTTTATCTCTTTCATTCCATCCTCTTCCATACTAAAAACTGCCAACTCATTAGTTGATCCAAATCTATTTTTAGTACTTCTTAAGATTCTATAAAAGAGTCCCTCTTCTCCCTCAAAGTTAAATACAGCATCAACCATATGTTCTAACATCTTAGGTCCTGCTACCTTACCATCTTTAGTTATATGACCAACAATGAAAAAAGAGATATTATATTTTTTAGCAAGTTCTATGATTTTTAAAGTGCATTCTCGAATTTGTGTAGGTGTTCCTGGAATTGAATCTATATTTGAATTATATAATGTTTGAATAGAATCTACAACTACAACTTTAGGTTTTTTTGAAATTAGATACTCATATATATTAGCCATATCTGTTTCAGCCATTAAAAATAGATTATCACTCTCTATTTTTAATCTCTCACCTCTATTTTTTACTTGAGAGGGAGATTCTTCACCTGAAATATAAATTACACTTCCATAAGCAGTATACTCTTTAGCTACTTGTAAAAGAAGAGTAGATTTTCCTATTCCAGGGTTTCCAGTAACTAATACTACTTCACCTTGAAGTAGCCCTCCACCTAAAATTCTATCAAACTCTCCAATTCCTGTGATATATCTATAAGTTTGTTCCTGTTTTATCTCTTTAAAAGAGAATACCTTTTCAGATATCTCTTTTACTGATGCTGTTGTTGCCACAACTGGAGCTCCAACAGTTACACTTTCTATCTCCTCTTCAAAAGTTCCCCACTCATTACATTGAGGACATTTTCCCAACCATTTAGGAGATTTATATCCACATTCACTACACACATAAAAACTTTTATTTTTTGCCACAACAACACCTATCCTTTGATAGTTTTTGCTTTTTCCCTCACTATCTCAGCAATTTTATCATCAACAAATATATCTAGTCTTGCTCCTACCATAGCAGCTTCCCTTACAGAACTTGAGCTTAAATACATATATTCTCTTGCTGCTGGAATAAATATTGTATCAACATCTCCATCTGAAAGATCATGATTTGCAAAAGCATAACCTAACTCATACTCATAATCTGATACAGCTCTCAATCCTCTTATTATTATATCAGCATTATTTTCCTTCATAAAATTAATTAGAAGTCCATCAAAACTTTTTACTTCTATCTTGTCACTATCTTCTCCAACTAAAAGCTTTATCATATTTTTTCTCTCTTCTAAAGAAAACCAACATTTCTTATTAGTATTATTCATAACTGCAACAATAAGTTTATCAGTTATTTTAAGAGATTTTTTTATTACATCATAATGTCCTTTTGTTATTGGATCAAAGCTTCCTGCATAAACACCTATTTTCATGTTCTCTCCTCTATTTAACTAGAATTATCTCATATTGAGTATCGTTATTTATTCCTACTTCTAGCTCTATACTTTTCCCTTTATTTTTTAGATATTCTCTCATTATATCAAAATATACTTCAGTAAAAGAGTCTTTAAGTCTCTTTGAAAGTACAACTTTTATCTTACTTATATCCCTATCATCTGAAGATAATTTTATCTCTTTTATAAGCTCATGAACTAAAGCATCTTGAGATTTTACCTTACCAGTTCCATTACAATATGGACATACCTCTTGATAGTAATAAGCTAGTGGCTTTCCAGTTCTCTTTCTTGTCATCTCAACAAGACCTAAATCTGTAAAATGCACTATATTATTTTTAATTCTATCTTTTTGTAAATTTTTCTCTAGCTCTTCAATAACTCTAACTTTATCCTCTTCCACTCTCATATCAATAAAGTCAATTATTATAATTCCACCAAAGTTACGAAGCCTCAACTGCCTTGGTATCTCTCTAGCTGCCTCTACATTGGTATTTACAACTGTTTCCTCTAAATTATAACTACCTGTATTTTTTCCTGTATTTACATCTATACTTATTAGTGCTTCTGTCTTTTGAATTACAAGATAACCTCCACATTCAAGCCATACAACTTCATTTAAAGCCTTCTCTATCTCTTCACTTATTCCATACAGATCAAAAATCTCTTTCTCATCACTATCTCTATATAGTTTAATCTTAGTTTTCAATGTCTTTTCACTAAAAGCATTTACATAGTCTATTATCTCCCAATAAACCTCTTCATTATCAACTATAAGTTCATCTATATCATTTGAAAAGATATCTCTCAATACAGTTGTCACTATTCCATTATCTTTATATAGAACCTCTCCTATCTTAGCTCCCTTAATTTTTTTCTCAATATCTTCCCATTTTTTTACAAGATACTCTATCTCTCTTTCAAAATGAAATTCACTTTTTCCATAGGCAGCTGTTCTAATAATTACTCCCATATTAGCAGGCTTTATATCTTTAAAAATATTTTCTAATCTTTCTCTCTCTTCCTCATCTTTAATCTTTTTAGAGATAGCTATATGATCATTATTTGGCATCAATACCAAATATTTTCCTGGTATTGTAAAGTGTGTTGTTACTCTTGCTCCCTTATTTCCACGAGGTTCATTTAAAATTTGTACTACTACTTCATCACCAACAGTTAAAATATCCTCTATTGGTCTATTGCTATTCAAAATTCCATCTAAATATTTCTCTTCAAACTCTCTTAAATCATTTACATAAAGAAATCCATTTTTTTCCAATCCTATATTTACAAAAGCTGATTCCATTCCTGGAAGAACATTGGCAACTTTTCCCTTATAAATACTTCCATTTATTCTTCCTTCCTCTTCTCGCTCCACTAGGATTTCAACCACTTTTCCATCTTCAATTATAGCTGCTCTAGATTGAAAGTCATCTATATTGATTACTATTTGATTCATTGCTCTCCTCTCTAAGGATCTCTACTCTTGAATATATTTTTCCATTTACAACAACTATATCTTTTGATAAACTGTTGTCTATTTTTATATTAAAATACTCCTTTAATCTTAATCTATTCGCTTTTTTTATTCCAACTATTTTAGATATATTTACCTCTGCTGTTTCAATATCTAATTTTTTCTCTCTATCTGCAATTTTTTTCAAAAAATTATAATAGATCTCTGTTTCAACTAATTCTCTAAAAGCAGGGTGAAATGGACCACCTAAAACTACACCATCTTCTCTTAGATCTTCACTTGGTTGAAGTCCAACTCTAATTACATTAACACCATTTAATTCAAGAAGTGTATATATTTTTCTAGTTCTTTCTACAGCCTCTTCAATAGAGAGAGCATGATACTCCCCTTTTAAAAACATCTCCTCTAACTTAGTATTTTTTATAACTAAAGTTGGGTATATTCTAGCTACATCTGGTTGCATCTCTAAAGCTCTCAATGCTGTTAAATAATCACTTTCTA
This window encodes:
- a CDS encoding citrate transporter; this translates as MAAALGFLTIFILLAVIMMKKLSPLVALISVPIITAIIGGHGLKIGKFINDGVKSIAPTGTMFIFAILFFGILTDAGTFQPIIDKILKVVGKDPVKIAVGTAILSMIVHLDGSGAVTFLVTVPAMLPLYEALGMRKTTLATIVGLGAGVMNVLPWGGPTLRAATSLKISVTELFNPLFIPVLAGIVFVLFVAVKLGRDEKKRLGNIEHLNINTDNLGEKKESRNFGINIITIILAIGVLISGKLPPAVVFMIAFCISVVINYPSVKEQKERVDSHAKAALMMASILFAAGAFIGIMQGSGMIKEMSTVMVDIIPKSLGRSMAILVGVIGMPASLLFDPDSFYFGILPVLATTAQELGSSAISVARAAILGQMTTGFPVSPLTASTFLLIGLTGVELGEHQKKTIPYAFLTTIVMLIVAVITGVLYK
- a CDS encoding DUF1446 domain-containing protein, which gives rise to MKKIRIASGAGYAGDRIEPAVDLMLNGNINYIVFECLAERTIAIAQQEKLKDPNKGYNGLLEYRFEKILPICKEKNIKVITNMGAANPLGAIKKIKSMAEEMNIKGLKIAAVLGDDISDKLDRYLDCEVLELKTPLNTIKDKLVSANVYLGVDGIVEALKNGADIVVTGRCADPAIFMAPLIYEFGWDVENYDLIGKGIMIGHLLECGAQVCGGYFAVPGYNEVEDLWNVGFPIAEVSENGDVVITKTETSGGVVSTHTCKEQLIYEIHDPKNYMTPDGVANFTTISLKELEKNKVFLTGATGKKKPATLKVSIGYKDCFIGTGEISYGGSTAYEKAKLAGEVVKKRLDFTGVKYDELKVDLIGVNSLYGNSIGKKLCDPSLLGEVRLRVAGRTVKREDAVKIGNEVETLYTNGPSGGGGVTKSASEVVSICSIFIPREDIELEVIYEEV
- the rhaD gene encoding rhamnulose-1-phosphate aldolase, with the translated sequence MDYNIKFIKEFIQLTINGYEQNWHERNGGNLSYRLKDEEVEAIQKYCDFSGEFKPIGTSVPKLAGEYFLVTGSGKFFRNVSLDPENNICIIQLDEKGENYRILWGLKNGGRPTSELPTHLMNHEIKKVTTNNKHRVIYHCHPANIIALTFTMPLDNKIITRELWEMATECPVVFPSGVGIVEWMVPGGRDIAVATSKLMDKYDVVIWAHHGIFCSGEDFDTTFGLAHTVEKSAEILVKVISMGGNKLQTITPQNFRDLAVDFKVTLPEEFLFEK
- the disA gene encoding DNA integrity scanning protein DisA; its protein translation is MINKKLESMLMQITPGTPLRDGIDNILDGGIGALIVVGIDETVEKMLDGGFVINCDYTPERVFELAKMDGAIIVDDECKKILYANVHLQVDRKYSSEESGTRHRTAQRAGKQTGKLVIAVSERKKVVSLYKGDIRYKLKNTSEITSEAAQALKTMERYRYVLDKSLANLTILELDDIVTLYDVAQVLQRFEMMRRIDDELKGYVVELGTEGRLMDLQLKDLEQDINEDMEEFLSDYMSSDTTYEDVMSQIANLTNIELLEIENFSSALGYRKSYSNLDNKISPKGYRVLGKISKLTKKDIDKLINTYGELASIQDAPIEELSDTKLSKLKIKAIKNGLKRLKYTVELEK
- a CDS encoding NCS2 family permease, producing MEKNNFVKFLDDKFLISERGGSIKGEFFGGLTTFLTISYIIFVNPAVLSLTGMDKGALVTVTCVATAIGSFLGGILGNVPISLAPGVGLNAFFTFTLVKGNGIPWQDALGVVFFSGVFYLILAICGVREKIINSIPQQLSTAATVGIGLFLSLIGLKSMGVIEANPETLVKIAPITLPVALSFAGLFLMYILDMKKVRGGVLISIIVISIIGMFLGEVDIPEKLLSSPPSMTPLLFKLNIFGVLKVSLLGSIFSFMFIDLFDSLSVLMFTYKEVQFRNEEERKKGLGRMLLADCSSTIIGALLGTSTVTTYGESIAGIKVGAKTGLASIFTGLFFLLALFIAPIVEAIPVFAVSPALVIVGIFMFRNISQLDLSTMKESIPAFMTIIFMPMTHSIAIGLSIGFISYIIINVACADFKKISLTMWVIGALSVVNLLI
- a CDS encoding nucleoside deaminase translates to MSNLDHIKYIKRCIEIADESVASGNHPFGALIVDKDGNIIVESGNIEVTEKECTGHAETTAMRKAVKLYSREFLWDCTLYSTAEPCCMCTGAIYWGNVGRIVYGISEKQLLALTGADEDNPTFDMPCREILARGQKNIEVIGPIADEELAKEIARAHIGYWNNK
- a CDS encoding sigma 54-interacting transcriptional regulator yields the protein MLKITEWVKIILDSLYDGILIIDSEGIVRYINPAYTRITKVKEEDIIGKKLSDVRKGSYLTEVIKSGKLQLNVHRKMDEVEYIVNMVPIYGKKNKVLGGISLLNELNDVYKLTEKLNLSKIIIQNLKEHVKSLGSGKYNFDDIIAVDKKSVEIKEFAKRIALTDSNVLITGESGTGKELYASAIHNFSLRKDFPFIPVNCASFEKSLIESELFGYEEGTFTGAKKNGKTGLFQLANGGVLFLDEIGELEYGLQGKLLRVLQEKSIRKIGGSKEIPIDVRLICATNKDLFKLMEEGKFRRDLYYRIAIIPLTIPPLRERKDDIPALANKFISDLSQKYKKDMFLSQEAIQLLKEYEWCGNIRELKNIIEFTFNMREEKVILKEHLPIKVEENILDSEIIELNEYINKVEKEYINKAIAKYGDSVEGKKKAAKALGISLATFYNKLNR